From Onychostoma macrolepis isolate SWU-2019 chromosome 05, ASM1243209v1, whole genome shotgun sequence:
tttacagtgaaataaatatgtattttgaaCATACACATTATTATAGTAAAGGGTTGTGCTCAATACATCAATATGACTATGTATTATCACGTACTACTTCAGCTGTTTCTGTATCGATTCTGCAGCACGTGCAGAATAGTGGACCACCCTTAATTTGaattagggctgtgcaattaatcgcatgcgattgtcaCACGCCGTAGGCTCTGTTtagtaaatgccgctccatctgagagcaggtgatggcgatttaaTGCCAAttacggaaccggctttactgacgagatgcgcgtGACAGTcacatgcgattaattgcacagccctaatttGAATACAAGAACAGTGTTTAAACGGAGTAGAAAAGTGCAAGgtttctaaaaataataaatagattaTAATATATAGGTTTAATCTAGCCCGCAGAGAAACACAGTTGGGGTTGCCTGATAAATAGAGACATAATCCCCAAATCAGAACATCACACTTATACAAATATCTGCAAAGTGTGTTACTTATTTTTGTAAACCTGGCAGCACTGAGAAATTTCTGTATTACTGAATGTCTGAATGACAGCACATTAGTTTAGATTTTTACAGCAATGTAAAgatgattttattaatatattagaatgagagcattacaatataaattatttgtgggcttaaaaacaagatgcaaaaaatctgaatattgtACCTGGTTATCTACCCAATGTTAACTTGAAACCTACGCCATTACCTATATTGCTATACTGTGGTACAGTATGCAGAGGTCAATTGCCTTGTAGTACGCAGGGTTTAATAAACAGTACCAAATTCTGCAGAGATGAAATTTAGTGCAGACTCGTATAGTGATACATATCATTCTGTGGCTTCTGTATCAGGATATGTATCGTAGCGTGACTTTGCTGCCAATATGTAGCCCTATTATAAACCGCTTTTCCACCAAAATTACCTGAAACAATTTGTCCCAGGAAGTTTTTTCCCCCAGATCTGTTGCTGTCTGTGTTTCCATCGCCGTCTAAAGTACCGAGAAGATTAGGCAAATAGTCTGGTGACGTAGTTCTGCGCTCGTTTCTCAATACCAAGTATGCAAATTTCGGACTTGCATCCTTGGTAGTTGGTCCTTGGTAGGACTTCGCAAGTTTGACTCGGGAGTGTGAACTCTCGTGGACGAGACGACGCAAGTCCAGTAATTCTGCAAAGAGCAGCGTACTTGATAAAGTCAGTCAGCTCGCCTTGCCTACTGTAATGTTCCTCACTGTATTTACAATAAGATGAAATATGATCtcaaacaccactgcctcttttcgttttcatttaaacatattaatagccGCAGAAATGTAATTCAGGGAACGTACATATATtacaatgaaatgaaatattatatcaaacagCATTGCCTCTTTTCATTATAACACATTAATGGAttaatagaatgatagaataaATACCAAAGATTacctgttagatttacccaaaacaaattatatctcatgtttaaccactgcagagacatcagagccagcggcaaatgtcagaaggactagccgagGTTATGGTTCTCTCAGCAGGAGAGATGAGCACTGAGCACCAGTGATCGCGTGGAGCTCACATCTCCGAAATcagcaaagaacattttcaaataggcgctgtctttataaataaaccgcagatttgaattttaaacaactacattctcgcctgaaatacttttcatgacacaataacagtaatatttttaaaaattctgcgaATAAATTGTGGTTGAAATACAATGTTGCGTGAACTCAACCACTCAGAATGTTCTGTGCTCAAGTCCTGCCCCCGAAAGTTCCAGACCTTTGAAAAAGTACTACCTCGCGAGCAGGGAGTTTCTGAGGGGCAATTTTTTACTCGCAATTTTATTTAGATCTTGGTTCTCGCAGTGGAAACACACTGAGTACCGGCCCAAAGTCCCTAGTTCCTGGGGAAAGTTCCTGCGGTGGAAATGGGCTTATAGTATTTGTTGTACTGACTTTGAGACTAATAGGAATTAAAAAAGTGTCTGGGCACATTTCAGTTATGAGACATGGagtaaaatgtgtaatttatttatgaataatgtatataaatgtataatgaaTATTTTTCCTGATGTTAACACAGTTGCCTTGAATTTGTTTCTGCATATGTTTGTTGTGGATACAGACAGATATTTTTCTCATCTTTTTTTAGTTCCTTGTCACAATAATGATTTCTTAATGTGATGCCTGTGAGATATCTGCTCCATTTATCTTAAATCTTTCTCTTAGTGTCAGTAATTTAGGGAAGCCGATGGGCCCTTTACCCATGTACCCCGCAGCAGAAGATAATTATGGCTATGATGCGTGTGCTGTGCTCTGCCTGCCTTGTGTGCCAAACATCCTGGTTATTGCCACTGAATCAGGAATGCTGTACCACTGTGTGGTGCTGGAggcagaggaagaggaggatggCGGAGTAAGACAgacaacatttattcaatacatCTTATGAATCATTAAATGCAGCTTGTTCAGTGTGAGAGGTGCTGAGCCCCTGTGTTTCTGTGCGTTCAGGCTGTAGAGAGATGGTCCAGAGGCTCAGAGACCGTGCCCTCGCTttatgtgtttgagtgtgtggaGCTGGAACTGACGCTCAAACTGGCTGctggggaggaggaggagattACAGAGTCAGATTTTACCTGCCCAATCAGATTACACCGAGGTCAGGACGTCACTTAAGCACTCACCACACACAGAGGCTACATCATAATTTAAATACTTATGTTACACCGTAATGATACATACTTTTCTGGGGATGAGAATCAAATTGCTTTTGGGCATGTAGTAGTATatcataaaattacaatttgatACCACAAACCTCTTTGCATACTGTCTGGGTTTGCAAGTAAGCATTAGTGTTTAGCGAAATTCTGCTTGGCTGTTGGCAGATTTGGCCCCACATTTCCTGTGAAagctaaaaatatttgaaaaaactCCTGTTCTGCAAGATGTCATGAGTAATAGTCGGCCAGCATTTAAAAATCCACTGGAAACTGTACAATATCAGGAACTTTTGGCATATTTGGAAAAATTCAAAATGGTTATTAATGGTTATGAAGCGTTTTTCAAGAAATTACTTATACACACTATTATTCTccaaagatgcattaaactggTTATCAGttgcagtaaagacatttgtaaagTTACAGATGactatttcatttcattaaatgtTTCTTCATTTCAAGAAAGGTTTCTCAatttaaatcagcacattatattttaaatcttcTTTAGGATTATTTAACAAGTTTTTAGTAAACTAGAGTGAAGGCTGATGTGCCATTatggataaaaatgtattttaaaatataaaaaaaatacttttttgatcacatatatattacatttgtgAAAAgaagcattatttatttatgctactgatttaaaattattagactttaaaatgacttaaaatgtcatttattactgtgatgcaaagctgaattttcagcagccatttcttCAGACGttattgtcacatgatccttcagaaatcattctaatatgctgatttgccgcTCAGGAAACAttcttgatattttttttagagttttggtgaaatagaaatttcaaaagaaccattttttgatgtaatgttttgtaattttataactGTCGTTACTATTAATTTATATCAACAACCCTCTGTTTCAGACCCTCTGTGTCAGCACAGGTACCACTGCACCCATGAGGCCGGTGTACACAGTGTAGGACTCACCTGGTTCAAAAAACTGCACAATTTTCTGGATTCTGGTGAGTACATccaacatttaaatatttacgaTTACAGTGTTTGAAGAACTCAATATGTATTTTGATATTGCAGATGAGGAGGATAAAGACAGTCTGCAGGAGCTGGCGGCAGAGCAGCGCTGCATAGTGGAGCACATCCTATGCACCAGACCTCTCGCTAATAGGTAGAAGAACACTCACAGGAAATTAACATTTCAGTGCCATGGCACCAGAAGTGACAGTTAAAGCTAAAACCCAGATCtcttgtgaaacaaaagccCAATTTGCAGACATTTAAGCAAACCTTAAGGGACGATGAGTAAGCGCTGTAGATTActggtgtttatttaaattccCCTCTCGTCTTATCTCTCGCTCTCAGTTTGCCGGCTCCTGTTCGTGGGTTTTGGATAGTGTCAGACCTGTCCCTGGGAGCCACCATGATCTGCATCACGAGTACCTATGAGTGTCTCCTGCTCCCTCTGCTGTATGTGACAAGCACACTCTGGCTCTTTCCCTATTTGTTAGGGCAGGGTTTCCCAAACGGGGAATTGTGAGAGAACTGTAGGGGGTTTGTTAGTTTAGGGGAAgctaattacaaattatatcaaatgtaaaaaatttgaaGATATAGCTTAGTGTGATTTATCAACTCTTTGATGTGCTTGCGTGTTTCTGAGTGAAGCATGCAGCgtatttcattataattatcagatcttttttaaaatttatttaaaacatttatttaattgctGACTACACTGTCTTTAAAACatactactaataattattCTTAGTGGTATTATTACCAACATGagagaacatgcaaatgtgttgttaaatcattgaaatattaaattactgGGGAAGAGATCAGGGGTTTAAGTTAATATATTACATGGTTTATATTTAAGGGGTTAAGCTGACAAGAAAGATTGGGAATCCCTGTGTTAGGTAGTAGTTGAAAGtaaattactttacttttatcagagtaagattttctttttttaatgtccaTGTAGAAGCTCTATTCGTCCCCCGTCCCCTCCGTTGCTCTGCTCTCATCCGGGGGCGGGGTCAGGAAGCTCTCCTCTGCGTGGATTGGCTGAAGACTCTTTCGAACAGCATGTTCGCAACATCCTGGCACGCAGCTCAACCAATCCATTAATGCTAAGGTACAATGTGACTGATATTAAGTTTTAAATAACAGCTAAAACCAATTTAAGATTATATGATTAATCACCTGGACTATCAGCTGGAAGACCTGGTTTAGGTCTGCTAGATCATCTTGGTCTTACCCATTAGGGCTGGTAGACCATCTTGAACCAGCAGCAAACCACCTACATTTTCCGTAATGGAGCTTAAGcactttaaattgttttttttgcattatattatattgcattgGTTATATTAAACTAATaatggcccggtttcacagacagggtttagactaaGACTAAGCTAgaattaggccatagttcaattaggacattttaagtaatttttctAAACATGCTTAGACAAAAACATTACTGgggtgcatcttgagacaaaacaaaggcactgatatatttgaagatcagtcagtgcaagtttatttcagttgaaacgGCTAAGAGTTACATTTTAGGCTAGGACTAggtttaagccttgtctgtgaaaccgggggataATTTATCATTCTGAATGGATGTTTTCTGAACTTTATTGAAGCGTTCGTtgaggttgtgtgtgtgtgtgtgtgtgtgtgttttagggcAGGTGATAAGGACTcgtctcctcctcctccagaaTGTCTGCAGCTGTTGAGCAGAGCCACACAGGTGTTCAGAGAGGAGTACATCCTTAAACTGGGCCTGGCGCATGAAGAAATGCAGAGAAGGTacaagattatatatatatatatatatataaaattgtggTACTGCTCAAAAATGTGGGTGtcagtattattatattaaaaaagtgtatatatgtgtatatatatatatatatatatatatatatatatacatacatacatacagtcatggccaaaaatgtcGGCAcctttggtaaatatgatcaaagaaggctgtgaaaattaatctgcattgttaatccttttgatctttgatttaaaaaaattcacaaaaatctaacctttcattggagaataagaatttaaaatgggggaaaatatcattatgaaataaatgtttttctctaatacacattggccacaattaacggcacccttttatttaatactttttgaaacctccatttgccactTTAACAGCtacatatatattacacatacagtgaggaaaataagtatttgaacaccctgctattttgcaagttctcccacttagaaatcatggagggtctgaaattgtcatcgtgggtgcatgtccactgtgagagacataatctaaaaaaaatccagaaatcacaatgtatgatttttaactatttatttgtatgatacagctgcaaataagtatttgaacacctgagaaaatcagtgttaatatttggtacagtagcctttgtttgcaattacagaggtcaaagcgtttcctgtagtttttcaccaggtttgcacacactgcaggagggattttggcccactcctccacacagatcttctctagatcagtcaggtttctggcctgtcgctgagaaacacgggtttgagctccctcaaagattctctattgggtttaggtctggagactggctaggccacgccagaaccttgatatgcttcttacagagccactccttggttatcctggctgtgtgcttggtcattgtcatgttggaagacccagcctcgacccatcttcaatgctctaactgagggaaggaggttgttccccaaaatctcgcaatacatggccccagtcatcctctccttaatacagtgcagtcgccctgtcccatgtgcagaaaaacacccccaaagcatgatgctaccacccccatgcttcacagtagggatggtgttcttgggatggtactcatcattcttcttcctccaaacacgtttagtggaattatgaccaaaagttctattttggtctcatctgaccacatgactttctcccatgactcctctggatcatccaaatggtcattggcaaacttaagtcgggcctggacatgtgctggtttaagcaggggaaccttccgtgccatgcatgatttcaaaccatgatgtcttagtgtattaccaacagtaaccttggaaacagtggtcccagctcttttcaggtcattgaccagctcctcccgtgtagttctgggctgatttctcacctttcttaggatcattgagaccccacgaggtgagatcttgcatggagccccagtccgagggagattgacagtcatgtttagcttcttccattttctaatgattgctccaacagtggacctttttcaccaagctgcttggcaatttcccgtagccctttccagccttgtggaggtgtacaatttttctctagtgtctttggacagctctttggtcttggccatgttagtagttggattcttactgattgtatggggtggacaggtgtctttatgcagctaacgacctcaaacaggtgcatctaatttaggataataaatggagtggaggtggacattttaaaggcagactaacaggtctttgagggtcagaattctagctgatagacaggtgttcaaatacttatttgcagctgtatcatacaaataaatagttaaaaatcatacattgtgatttctggattttttttagattatgtctctcacagtggacatgcacctacgatgacaatttcagacccctccatgatttctaagtgggagaacttgcaaaatagcagggtgttcaaatacttattttcctcactgtacatatgTACATGCACACTATACGTTATTTGTGATCCAATAAATGCATAAGATTTCTTagtcaatcaataaaaaaataatcttatcaatccaaacatttgaactgtaatatataaaactatattactaaaaaatgacaaaaaaatatataaaactactATAGTATTTCTATTTGCACCATGGTACCAATGCATTACTATTTTTCAGTTACAGCACTGCATGCTTTCATTTaaatctgaaatagaaatatgcTCAGTAGAGTATAAAACTGTTCCCCATAAACAGCCTAATCAACATTTCTTGTTTAGTAGTGTTAAACTGTTGCAGTCCATGCAAATACATCTGTgatcatttatttcataattgtcCCCTTTTCAGAGTAAAGCTCCTGACCGGCCAGAAGAATAAGCAGCTGGAGGATCTTGCTCTTTGTAGAGAGGAGAGGTGACCCCAGCACTACCTGAATAGCTCTAATCACAACCTCACATACAGAAACACATTTAGCTCAGTTGAGTCATTGAGAAGAACTAAATGTACGAGTACTACAAACAGAAAGCAAAACCATGTTATTATTGAGTGTGGTAGACATTGGAAATATATGAGTGGGCTCAGCACAGAAAATTATTAACGCTGTGGTTTACGGCAGTATGTGGCTGTGCTAAAGATGGTAAATGTGATGTTGTGTTGTAGAAAAAGCCTGAGAGAGGCTGCGGAGCGACTGGCTGATAAATATGAAGATGCCAAGTATCGTCAGGAAGCCATCATGAACAGGTTCACCTTTATTTGAAAGTAGTTAAATAGAAAAATTTTGAAATGGGCATGTTTTTCTGAACTTTCTGAACTCAGAACTTCCAAGATGCAACCACTTgagtgtatgtatatgtgtgtgtagagtAAAACAGGTTTTGGGAAGTCTGCGGAGCCAACTTCCTGTGCTGTCAGACAGTGAGAAGGACATGAGGAAGGAACTGCAAACCATCCATGATCAGCTCCGTCACCTTGACAACGGCATTAAACAGGTCTGTTTAATGCAGTTGGTAGTCTGATATTTACGCTGCTTCACCATGTATCCTAGTTAAAACCTGGTTTGTTTTGGCAGCGTTCCTCTGTTGCCATGAGCAGAGCGGATGTATGTCATTTCCCCAGTGTCATTGTGTGCTGTAATGTGTTGTCAGGTGAACATGAAGAAGGAATATCAGAAGAAGCAGATGAATACAGGAGCATCTCCGGCTCGCTCCAGTCTCACACTCAACGCCCACCAGAGGAAGTGTGTCCAGGGAGTGCTGAAAGAACAGTATGTACATAGAGTTACCACCTGCTTTCACTTCACACGTACACAAAGCACCAAATGTCAATGCTAGCGCCATTCATACTGTAAAGTGTGTATTCAAAGACGCTTTGCAAAGGTCTGTTGTTGGTCTGTGACCATCTCTTATTCTGTAGCATGATTAGGTCATATTATACCCTGCAAAgtgaataaaaagaaatgacAGACATAGATTATAGAAATTAgaaattctatttttaaaacCATGACAAGACTGCAAAGATAGGATTGTATGTAATGGGGCGAATTGTATTTGATGTGGGCGAAAAAAACTCATCCCAGTTACTGTaaagcaaataaacaaattctTGTTACtgttattcaaaaaaaaaaaactaataccTGTTACTATAATGCTGAAAATCCTCATTCCTGTTACCATAATGTGCAGAAAACTCCGTTATTGTATCATGCAAAAATCTAATCACTGTTATTATGCAAGAAAACCGATCTATTAATGCTATGCAAAAAACCTTATCCCTGTTACtgttacacacaaaaaaaatcccTGTTAAGGCGGTTTCACACTGAGCGCGATCGCCGAACGTGAAACGATTGATCGCCTTCTGCTACTTCACGCCTGCACCTAGCTAACAATGCCTTTTTTCTCAGATATGTATCCCGTATATGGATTTAACATCGTCCGCTGCTAAACAATCATTGAgtgcttgtaataacttccgACTGTGATCTATAGTTGATTTTTGATTCAATAATAGGCATACAAAGCACTCTTTGTGTGTTTAATAACGCCACACTGCTTATTGTCATAAACATCCTTTGTTATAAAAATACCATGAGCtgcatacaaaacacatacagaaaatatatcatCATAATCATGTCTATTTGCGTTCATATTTCATGTGTAAATATATGTTTCACtcgatttctttttttaatacgGAAGATCTAGAGAGTGAATGCGCTATCTGACTCGTAATACTCGCACATGTGGAAGAAAACGGACACTCCGGATCACATAATTCAGTGGAGaattaattgaaattattttaagaacGTGAGAATAAATCTGTTCTAAGATAACAAGAACTCAGCATCCACTCTCTTCTCTCGCGGAATACTCTTCttctgtgtttatttacactGGTTTTTGAAACTGCACCACCACTCTTGCCTTTTTGTGCAACAGCAGCTGCTCCAGGCACGTGATCTTAGCTCAGATCTGATTGGGTGACCCATTTCATCGCGGAGCGACGAGGAAAAAATCGACACACAGGACGGAAAAAAATCCTCGCTTTTTCACACTGTGAATGATTGCGCCTGGTGTGAATAGCCCCATAGGGATCTATTGTTTCGATTCAAAAGCGTCATCACGCCGTAAGGAAAAAAActgtaaggaaaaaaaaaccctgttaCTGTTACATAAAAGGCTCAATCCTGT
This genomic window contains:
- the nup88 gene encoding nucleoporin 88; the protein is MASFAGDRWREALKNHDIFTKLQERLHLEPQGTSKRIAKNLTFCLNGDLFIWDSVESVFYTTNLRQLNTDGDTDTSKYQTLLCINPPLFEVCQVLVSPTQYHVALIGQRGATILELPQRWGKRSEFEGGRIQINCKTIPVAERFFTSSASVTLRQAAWYPSETEEPPLVLLTSDNTIRIYNLKEPQSPAKVLSVSQVDEESIVHTRGRSYAASLGETAVAFDFGPLADSPRLSGLRMKTELLVYPLYILYGNGETFLSYISLTHSVSNLGKPMGPLPMYPAAEDNYGYDACAVLCLPCVPNILVIATESGMLYHCVVLEAEEEEDGGAVERWSRGSETVPSLYVFECVELELTLKLAAGEEEEITESDFTCPIRLHRDPLCQHRYHCTHEAGVHSVGLTWFKKLHNFLDSDEEDKDSLQELAAEQRCIVEHILCTRPLANSLPAPVRGFWIVSDLSLGATMICITSTYECLLLPLLSSIRPPSPPLLCSHPGAGSGSSPLRGLAEDSFEQHVRNILARSSTNPLMLRAGDKDSSPPPPECLQLLSRATQVFREEYILKLGLAHEEMQRRVKLLTGQKNKQLEDLALCREERKSLREAAERLADKYEDAKYRQEAIMNRVKQVLGSLRSQLPVLSDSEKDMRKELQTIHDQLRHLDNGIKQVNMKKEYQKKQMNTGASPARSSLTLNAHQRKCVQGVLKEQGEHIAGMMKQIKDIKNHFSF